The following are encoded together in the Wolbachia endosymbiont (group E) of Neria commutata genome:
- a CDS encoding type IV secretion system protein — protein sequence MKNKSSLLLVLCFVITSCTMDCVEPGLQSRNTTVNVDVPVKKADDGATIHWVNSNQVINKDEKVKFTIGGSINLCHSQEGKNPRKVLVPASFCANGNMPNYDKAKDISKVPDNYGIDENELCRERGFGSNRRYVDTEIKVNPGDKLTFSLVPREMRIDHSNPKGVSFDDSYYKSEEGIEKVNVNEILKGGEFFTDKDGKRIKVKTSPLDKEKVLVGNGYTPYDNKVHFNKDHIGKDHTGSEVPWINGALLDLRRAKIGLDELCGKDRSDGWERRCGLDKMKKYSSYELNCYDQNICYNENGTWNSNGRNCVSSIRYKKYDDEKGACDMYSHLKEMEKDIKAGTFTEDDDSWAEALVAKIGAPYFGDIPESRRDDMKDTAEGSQCLPKNNGAKGDKICSKISNKSFEDFSLELNHAYKINEDVTPDSNVMLAIAYYGASGFKRGGYHVEVSRSCEFTNGQKLYMYLGDEPPAISLFETPNFKEVESLNKKTEGNVDYYIIDGSHLDEGESKKIYFGIDVSNVKEEDITDKDGKYYENNQYNVNLFVKKKINDFISSTMNKIFDLFLGEEEGKKGVEYIINKKDAGSMYSSYEEYRKGLLQGVRALLTLYVIFTVVGYMLGTVQLSKFDFIIRMTKIAFIAFVFSDKSWELFGTNLAKLFIGGSSYLVDSFSGYIGEGGKKFAFLDLTVGVLFTSETWLKFLSLMLAGPFGFIAFLLILKATFTFLTCFISAIVKYLIAIVFGAILLSLTPLFIVFILFQQTKPLFDNWIKTLAHVSLQPVILFSSLSLLNQLMYSVLYNLTNFSACYQCLISINFLSYDLCLMKSILPLGYSPGTSVDVALNGGRASGHFAALPIDLIQAFIYLMIASAMNAFVSASETIAQAIFKSGYGIAGSVSRVASSVSQSMLSTVGVDDDTQGMIQRIKGAEHKGPTKIEAKAKAPNTQPEAPSQSGNKGSGSNETMSTSKAKKDGGKRK from the coding sequence ATGAAAAACAAAAGCTCATTGTTACTTGTCTTGTGTTTCGTAATAACTAGCTGCACAATGGATTGCGTTGAACCTGGGCTACAAAGCAGAAATACTACTGTTAATGTGGATGTTCCAGTAAAAAAAGCTGATGACGGTGCTACAATTCACTGGGTTAATTCTAATCAAGTTATTAATAAGGATGAAAAAGTAAAATTTACCATCGGTGGATCAATTAATCTTTGCCACTCTCAAGAAGGAAAGAATCCAAGAAAAGTGCTTGTACCTGCTAGCTTTTGTGCTAATGGTAACATGCCAAATTATGATAAAGCTAAGGACATTAGTAAAGTGCCAGATAATTATGGTATTGATGAAAATGAATTATGTAGGGAGCGGGGTTTTGGTAGTAATAGACGTTATGTTGACACTGAAATCAAAGTCAATCCTGGTGATAAATTAACCTTTAGTTTAGTGCCAAGAGAAATGAGAATTGATCACAGCAACCCAAAAGGTGTCAGCTTTGATGACAGCTATTATAAAAGTGAAGAAGGAATTGAGAAAGTTAATGTAAATGAAATATTAAAAGGAGGGGAGTTTTTTACAGATAAGGATGGTAAAAGAATAAAAGTGAAAACTTCACCATTGGACAAAGAAAAAGTTCTAGTTGGCAACGGATACACTCCATATGATAATAAAGTACATTTTAATAAAGATCATATTGGAAAAGATCATACTGGAAGTGAAGTACCATGGATAAATGGCGCGTTATTAGATTTACGTAGAGCTAAAATAGGATTAGATGAATTATGTGGTAAAGATCGAAGTGATGGTTGGGAAAGAAGATGTGGTTTGGACAAAATGAAAAAATACAGCTCTTATGAGCTTAATTGTTATGATCAGAATATATGTTATAACGAAAATGGTACATGGAATAGCAATGGTAGGAATTGTGTTTCTTCAATAAGGTATAAAAAGTACGATGATGAAAAAGGTGCATGCGATATGTACTCTCATCTCAAAGAAATGGAAAAGGATATTAAAGCAGGTACTTTTACTGAAGATGATGATTCTTGGGCCGAGGCTCTTGTAGCAAAAATTGGAGCTCCTTACTTCGGTGATATTCCCGAGAGTAGGCGTGATGATATGAAAGACACTGCTGAAGGTTCTCAATGTCTTCCAAAAAACAATGGGGCAAAAGGTGATAAAATATGTTCAAAAATTAGCAATAAATCTTTTGAAGATTTTTCTTTGGAATTGAATCATGCATACAAAATAAATGAAGATGTCACACCTGATAGCAATGTTATGCTTGCTATAGCATATTATGGCGCTTCTGGATTTAAGAGAGGCGGATATCATGTTGAAGTTAGTAGATCGTGTGAATTCACTAATGGCCAAAAGCTATATATGTATCTAGGTGATGAACCACCTGCAATATCACTTTTTGAAACTCCAAACTTTAAGGAAGTAGAAAGTTTAAATAAAAAAACAGAAGGTAATGTTGACTATTATATAATAGATGGAAGTCACTTAGACGAAGGAGAATCTAAAAAGATATACTTTGGAATTGATGTAAGTAATGTAAAAGAAGAGGATATTACGGACAAAGATGGCAAATATTATGAAAATAACCAATATAATGTAAATTTATTTGTCAAAAAGAAAATCAATGATTTTATTTCATCGACTATGAACAAGATATTTGATTTATTTTTGGGAGAAGAAGAAGGGAAAAAGGGTGTAGAGTACATCATAAACAAAAAAGATGCTGGTAGCATGTATAGTTCATACGAAGAATATAGAAAAGGTCTGCTTCAAGGTGTGAGAGCCTTACTTACTTTATATGTTATATTTACTGTTGTGGGATATATGCTTGGAACAGTACAACTGAGTAAGTTTGATTTCATTATTAGGATGACTAAGATAGCATTTATAGCTTTTGTCTTTAGTGATAAAAGCTGGGAGCTTTTTGGTACAAATTTAGCTAAACTTTTTATAGGTGGTAGCTCTTATTTGGTTGATAGTTTTTCTGGATATATAGGTGAAGGAGGTAAAAAATTTGCATTCTTAGATTTAACTGTTGGGGTATTATTCACAAGCGAAACTTGGTTAAAGTTTCTATCGTTGATGCTTGCTGGTCCTTTTGGGTTTATTGCATTTTTATTGATACTTAAGGCTACTTTTACGTTTTTAACATGCTTTATCAGCGCTATAGTGAAATATTTAATAGCCATTGTTTTTGGAGCAATTTTATTGTCATTAACACCTTTATTTATCGTGTTTATTTTATTTCAACAGACCAAACCCTTGTTTGATAACTGGATAAAAACGCTGGCTCATGTTTCATTACAACCAGTCATTTTATTTTCGTCCTTGTCTCTTTTAAATCAATTAATGTATTCAGTATTATATAATCTCACAAATTTTTCTGCATGCTACCAATGCTTAATTAGTATAAATTTCTTATCATATGATCTATGCCTTATGAAATCAATACTACCGCTTGGATACAGTCCTGGGACTAGTGTTGATGTCGCATTAAATGGTGGAAGAGCTAGTGGACATTTTGCAGCATTACCCATAGATTTAATCCAAGCGTTTATATATTTGATGATTGCCAGTGCAATGAACGCATTTGTTTCTGCATCAGAAACTATTGCGCAAGCAATTTTCAAATCTGGTTATGGAATTGCTGGTAGTGTAAGTCGAGTTGCTAGTAGTGTATCTCAATCTATGTTGTCAACTGTTGGTGTTGATGATGATACCCAAGGTATGATACAACGCATTAAGGGAGCAGAGCATAAAGGTCCAACCAAAATTGAGGCTAAAGCTAAGGCACCTAACACGCAACCTGAAGCACCAAGTCAATCGGGTAATAAAGGTAGTGGTTCTAATGAAACAATGAGTACTTCTAAAGCTAAGAAAGATGGAGGAAAACGTAAATGA